In one Lolium rigidum isolate FL_2022 chromosome 3, APGP_CSIRO_Lrig_0.1, whole genome shotgun sequence genomic region, the following are encoded:
- the LOC124698776 gene encoding probable WRKY transcription factor 75 gives MEHYPILFATQPSSCTSSSYHFMDHGLFSLSKHEELSNSMDGAGDDARSSPHVGGESSPGRDAGGGQADVVAMKTKGKKRERWPRYAFQTRSQADILDDGYRWRKYGQKAVKDNNFPRSYYRCTHQGCNVKKQVQRLSRDEGVVVTTYEGTHTHPIEKSNENFEHILTQMQVYSTVNNSSSTFTHHMFQ, from the exons ATGGAGCATTATCCCATTCTCTTCGCAACACAGCCCTCTTCTTGTACCTCTAGCTCCTACCACTTCATGGACCATGGCTTGTTCTCTCTGTCCAAGCACGAGGAGCTCTCGAACTCAATGGATGGTGCCGGTGATGATGCAAGAAGTAGTCCACATGTTGGCGGTGAGTCCTCCCCGGGTCGTGATGCAGGGGGCGGCCAGGCGGATGTTGTTGCTATGAAAACAAAAGGGAAGAAGAGGGAGCGGTGGCCTCGGTATGCATTCCAGACGCGCAGCCAGGCCGACATCCTCGATGATGGCTACCGGTGGAGGAAGTACGGGCAGAAGGCCGTCAAAGACAACAACTTTCCCAG GAGTTACTACCGGTGCACACACCAAGGGTGCAATGTGAAGAAGCAGGTTCAGCGGTTGTCGCGGGACGAAGGCGTGGTGGTGACGACGTATGAGGGAACCCACACGCACCCCATCGAGAAGTCCAACGAGAACTTCGAGCACATACTCACCCAGATGCAGGTCTACTCGACGGTCAACAACAGCTCCTCGACCTTTACTCACCATATGTTTCAATGA